Proteins encoded in a region of the Variovorax sp. PAMC 28711 genome:
- a CDS encoding KpsF/GutQ family sugar-phosphate isomerase, protein MSSRLPLAPVVDPDKLLARARTTFDIEAAAVLGLKDRVGPSFVAAVEKILNVRGRVVVMGMGKSGHVGRKIAATLASTGTPAMFVHPAEASHGDLGMIKAVDLVLAISNSGESDELAAILPVVKRQGVPLIAMTGGRDSMLARHADLVLDSGVEKEACPLNLAPTASTTAQMALGDALAVALLDARGFGTEDFARSHPGGALGRKLLTHVSDLMRSGDGVPRVTREASMSALMREMSSKGLGAAAVVDAEGRAIGVFTDGDLRRLIETGADLRALTAANVMHAGPRTIRADALGVEAAELMELARITSVLVVDASGVLIGALSINDLMRAKVI, encoded by the coding sequence ATGAGCTCCCGCCTTCCTCTGGCCCCCGTGGTCGATCCCGACAAGCTGCTGGCGCGTGCCCGCACGACCTTCGACATCGAAGCCGCCGCCGTGCTCGGCCTGAAGGACCGCGTGGGCCCCAGCTTCGTCGCGGCGGTCGAAAAGATCCTCAACGTGCGCGGCCGCGTGGTCGTCATGGGCATGGGCAAGAGCGGCCACGTGGGTCGCAAGATCGCCGCGACGCTGGCATCCACCGGCACGCCGGCGATGTTCGTGCATCCGGCCGAAGCCAGCCACGGCGACCTCGGCATGATCAAGGCGGTCGACCTGGTGCTTGCCATTTCGAACAGCGGCGAGAGCGACGAACTCGCCGCCATCCTGCCGGTGGTCAAGCGCCAGGGCGTGCCGCTGATCGCCATGACCGGCGGGCGCGACTCGATGCTGGCGCGCCATGCCGATCTCGTGCTCGACAGCGGTGTCGAAAAGGAAGCCTGCCCGCTCAACCTCGCGCCGACCGCCAGCACCACCGCGCAGATGGCGCTCGGCGATGCGCTCGCCGTCGCGCTGCTCGACGCGCGTGGTTTCGGCACCGAAGACTTCGCGCGCTCGCATCCGGGCGGCGCACTCGGCCGCAAGCTGCTCACGCATGTGAGCGACCTGATGCGCAGCGGCGACGGCGTGCCGCGCGTCACGCGCGAGGCCAGCATGAGTGCGCTGATGCGCGAGATGAGTTCCAAGGGCCTCGGCGCCGCGGCCGTGGTCGACGCGGAGGGCCGCGCGATCGGCGTCTTCACCGACGGTGACCTGCGTCGCCTCATCGAAACCGGCGCCGACCTCCGGGCACTGACCGCTGCGAACGTCATGCACGCCGGCCCTCGCACCATTCGCGCCGACGCGCTGGGTGTCGAGGCGGCCGAGCTCATGGAGCTCGCCCGCATCACCAGCGTGCTGGTGGTCGACGCATCGGGTGTGCTCATCGGCGCGTTGAGCATCAACGACCTCATGCGCGCGAAGGTCATCTGA
- a CDS encoding ion transporter, whose amino-acid sequence MHSNDPRILDTPEDDARFGKPTHGWRRTLFTVIFESETRAGLLFDLALIALIVASVVVVILDSVQSIRAHFGNVFGVLEWVFTALFTLEYIGRLLCVRRPLHYALSFYGVIDLLALLPTFLILLVPEAAALIDVRILRLLRVFRIFKLSRYSEEYRTLVGAVAASRRKITVFVGFVMLVVLVMGTLIYVVEGPQHGFTSIPVAVYWAISTMATVGFGDLVPKTDLGRLIASVMMLLGWGVLAVPTGIVTAEMARRGPDDAPLPFAARGVLGLTVAEPPAPKAPARRLTPAARRRALAQRSRSTR is encoded by the coding sequence ATGCATTCCAACGACCCGCGAATTCTCGACACCCCTGAAGACGACGCTCGTTTCGGCAAGCCGACGCACGGCTGGCGACGCACGCTCTTCACAGTGATCTTCGAATCGGAAACGCGTGCAGGCCTGCTGTTCGACCTGGCCTTGATCGCTCTGATCGTGGCCAGCGTTGTGGTCGTCATTCTCGACAGCGTACAGTCGATCCGCGCGCACTTCGGCAATGTGTTCGGCGTGCTCGAATGGGTCTTCACCGCGCTCTTCACGCTCGAATACATCGGTCGGTTGTTGTGCGTGCGGCGCCCGCTGCACTACGCGTTGAGCTTCTATGGCGTCATCGACCTGCTCGCACTGCTGCCGACCTTCCTGATCCTGCTGGTGCCGGAAGCGGCCGCGCTGATCGACGTGCGCATTCTGCGGCTCTTGCGCGTGTTCCGCATCTTCAAGCTGTCGCGCTATTCGGAGGAGTACCGCACGCTGGTCGGCGCGGTCGCGGCGAGCCGCCGCAAGATCACCGTGTTCGTCGGCTTCGTGATGCTCGTCGTGCTGGTGATGGGCACGCTGATCTACGTGGTCGAAGGGCCGCAGCACGGCTTCACCAGCATCCCGGTCGCGGTGTACTGGGCGATCTCGACGATGGCGACGGTCGGCTTCGGCGACCTGGTGCCCAAGACCGACCTGGGCCGGCTGATTGCCTCCGTGATGATGCTGCTCGGCTGGGGCGTGCTCGCCGTGCCGACGGGCATCGTCACGGCCGAGATGGCGCGGCGCGGACCGGACGATGCGCCCTTGCCATTCGCGGCGCGCGGCGTGCTCGGGCTGACCGTCGCCGAGCCGCCGGCGCCCAAGGCGCCCGCCAGGCGGCTCACGCCTGCTGCCAGACGACGCGCCCTTGCGCAGCGTTCCCGATCGACTCGATGA
- a CDS encoding RNA recognition motif domain-containing protein, translating into MGNKLYVGNLPYSVRDGDLEQAFGQFGSVTSAKVMMERDTGRSKGFGFVEMGDDAEAQAAINGMNGQPLGGRSVVVNEARPMEARPPRSGGYGGGGGYGGGGSGGGGYGGGGGGNGGGGYGGGGSGGGGYGGGGGGRSGGGGGGYGGGPGGGGGGGGRSGGGYGGGGGGGDGGFRSPYGAGPRGGGRSGGGGGGYGGNNNGGGNSGY; encoded by the coding sequence ATGGGCAACAAACTGTACGTCGGCAACCTGCCTTATTCGGTACGCGACGGTGACCTCGAACAGGCCTTCGGCCAGTTCGGTTCGGTGACCAGCGCCAAAGTCATGATGGAACGTGACACGGGCCGCTCGAAGGGCTTCGGCTTCGTCGAAATGGGCGACGACGCCGAAGCGCAAGCCGCCATCAATGGCATGAACGGTCAGCCTCTGGGCGGTCGCAGCGTGGTCGTCAATGAAGCGCGTCCCATGGAAGCACGTCCGCCCCGCAGCGGCGGTTATGGCGGCGGCGGGGGTTACGGCGGCGGTGGCAGCGGTGGTGGTGGCTACGGCGGCGGTGGTGGCGGCAATGGAGGCGGAGGCTACGGCGGCGGGGGAAGTGGTGGCGGCGGCTACGGCGGTGGTGGTGGTGGCCGCAGCGGTGGCGGTGGCGGCGGCTACGGCGGCGGTCCTGGCGGCGGCGGTGGCGGCGGCGGCCGCAGTGGGGGTGGCTACGGTGGCGGCGGCGGTGGCGGCGATGGCGGGTTCCGCAGCCCTTACGGCGCTGGCCCACGCGGTGGCGGTCGCAGCGGCGGCGGTGGTGGTGGCTATGGCGGTAACAACAATGGCGGCGGCAATAGCGGCTATTGA
- the lptC gene encoding LPS export ABC transporter periplasmic protein LptC: MKSPLNTVRDVFDRITIYLPIIVVAVLALGTYWLVRNAPKLVGPTAKTAAVHEPDYFMRDFVIRNFLANGELRSELFGKEGRHYPDTDTLEVDGVRLRAINPQGLTTRATANRGLSNADGSEVQLFGDAVVTRQASPGRNGQPVPRLEFRGEFLHAFVDTERVTSNKPVTLIRGADRFTADTLDYDNLSGVANLQGRVRGQLVPGVAQPGGKR; encoded by the coding sequence ATGAAGTCCCCCTTGAATACGGTGCGCGACGTGTTCGACCGCATCACGATCTACCTGCCGATCATCGTGGTGGCGGTGCTGGCATTGGGCACTTACTGGCTCGTGCGCAACGCGCCCAAGCTGGTCGGGCCGACCGCCAAGACGGCGGCCGTGCACGAGCCGGACTATTTCATGCGCGACTTCGTGATCCGGAATTTCCTGGCCAACGGCGAGTTGCGCAGCGAGCTCTTCGGCAAGGAAGGCCGTCACTATCCCGACACCGACACGCTCGAAGTCGACGGGGTCCGGCTGCGCGCCATCAATCCGCAAGGCTTGACGACACGCGCCACTGCCAACCGTGGGTTGTCGAATGCCGACGGCAGCGAGGTGCAGCTGTTCGGCGACGCCGTCGTCACGCGCCAAGCGTCTCCCGGACGCAACGGCCAGCCGGTGCCCCGGCTCGAATTTCGCGGCGAGTTTCTGCACGCCTTCGTCGACACCGAACGCGTGACGTCGAACAAGCCGGTGACCTTGATACGCGGTGCAGACCGCTTCACGGCCGACACGCTGGATTACGACAACCTGTCCGGCGTGGCCAACCTGCAGGGCCGGGTGCGGGGGCAGCTGGTGCCGGGCGTCGCACAACCGGGCGGCAAACGCTGA
- a CDS encoding SDR family oxidoreductase — translation MASLVFITGASSGIGQALAARFHDAGYDLALVARRTAEIDAWAQGRGIGADRYRIYGADVSDTESIVAAGAACIAQQGLPDVVIANAGVSIGIDTAVRADLDVLARTLATNNIGLAATFHPFVAAMAKRGSGRLVGIGSVAAIRGLPGHGAYCASKAGVVAYCESLRGELRASGVKVVTVCPGYIDTPLTQGNRYGMPFLMQPDDFAEQAFRTIEAGASYRVIPWQMGVVAKLMRLMPNALFDRAMQGRARKKRSDGS, via the coding sequence ATGGCATCCCTCGTTTTCATCACCGGCGCATCGAGCGGCATCGGGCAGGCCCTGGCAGCGCGTTTTCACGACGCCGGCTACGACCTCGCCCTCGTGGCGCGCCGCACGGCCGAGATCGACGCGTGGGCCCAGGGCCGGGGCATCGGCGCGGATCGCTACCGGATCTACGGTGCGGACGTGTCCGACACCGAGAGCATCGTGGCCGCCGGCGCCGCGTGCATTGCGCAGCAGGGCCTGCCCGATGTGGTGATCGCGAATGCCGGTGTCAGCATCGGTATCGACACGGCCGTGCGCGCCGACCTCGATGTGCTGGCCCGCACGCTGGCGACCAACAACATCGGCCTGGCCGCGACGTTTCATCCATTTGTCGCGGCCATGGCCAAGCGCGGCAGCGGACGGCTGGTGGGCATCGGCAGTGTGGCTGCGATCCGGGGCCTCCCCGGTCACGGCGCCTATTGCGCGAGCAAGGCCGGCGTGGTCGCGTACTGCGAAAGCCTGCGCGGCGAATTGCGGGCGAGCGGCGTGAAGGTGGTGACCGTGTGCCCCGGCTACATCGACACACCGCTCACGCAAGGCAACCGCTACGGCATGCCGTTCCTGATGCAGCCGGACGACTTTGCCGAGCAGGCGTTCCGCACGATCGAAGCCGGCGCCAGCTACCGGGTCATTCCGTGGCAGATGGGCGTGGTCGCCAAGCTGATGCGCCTGATGCCGAATGCGCTGTTCGACCGCGCCATGCAAGGGCGCGCCCGCAAGAAGCGCAGCGACGGCAGCTGA
- a CDS encoding KdsC family phosphatase, producing MPMAFEAETLLAAQDIRVAFFDVDGVLTDGGVYFSEQGETLKRFSILDGYGLKLLRSVGITPVVITGRDSKPLRVRLAALGIEHVRYGTEDKLPAAEAILGALNLAWSQAAAIGDDWPDLPVLARAALAVAPANAHHEVRAIAHYVTQARGGEGAAREFCDLLLTAGGHYRRLLDAARGPVA from the coding sequence ATGCCGATGGCGTTCGAGGCCGAGACCCTGCTGGCCGCGCAGGACATCCGGGTGGCTTTCTTCGATGTTGACGGTGTGCTCACCGACGGCGGCGTCTACTTCAGCGAGCAGGGCGAAACGCTCAAGCGCTTCAGCATCCTCGACGGCTACGGACTCAAGCTGCTGCGCAGCGTGGGCATCACGCCGGTGGTGATCACCGGGCGCGATTCGAAGCCCCTGCGGGTGCGACTCGCGGCGCTCGGGATCGAGCATGTGCGCTACGGCACCGAAGACAAGTTGCCCGCGGCCGAGGCGATCCTTGGTGCGCTGAATCTGGCGTGGTCGCAAGCCGCAGCGATCGGCGACGACTGGCCTGATCTGCCCGTTCTGGCACGCGCCGCGCTTGCGGTGGCCCCGGCCAATGCGCACCACGAGGTGCGCGCGATCGCGCACTACGTGACGCAGGCACGCGGCGGCGAAGGCGCCGCGCGGGAGTTCTGCGACTTGCTGCTCACGGCAGGCGGCCACTACCGCCGGCTGCTCGACGCCGCGCGGGGGCCAGTGGCATGA
- a CDS encoding TMEM165/GDT1 family protein, whose translation MEAFLVSTGIVALAEMGDKTQLLALLLAARFRKPWPIVLGIFTATIVNHALAGAVGAWVTHMLGETALRWILGGSFIAMAIWMLIPDKLDDDDAPKSSHFGVFGTTVIAFFLAEMGDKTQIATVMLAARFVGDYVWVVAGTTLGMMLANAPVVWLGDKLVKRVPIKRVHGISAAIFLVLGAVMIAGW comes from the coding sequence ATGGAAGCCTTTCTCGTTTCAACCGGCATCGTCGCGCTTGCCGAAATGGGCGACAAGACCCAGCTGCTTGCGCTCTTGCTCGCCGCACGATTTCGCAAACCCTGGCCGATCGTGCTCGGGATCTTCACGGCGACGATCGTCAACCACGCGCTCGCGGGCGCGGTCGGCGCCTGGGTGACGCACATGCTGGGCGAAACCGCCTTGCGCTGGATCCTCGGCGGCTCGTTCATCGCGATGGCGATCTGGATGCTCATTCCCGACAAGCTGGACGACGACGATGCGCCGAAGTCGTCGCACTTCGGCGTCTTCGGCACCACGGTCATCGCGTTCTTCCTGGCCGAGATGGGCGACAAGACCCAGATCGCCACGGTGATGCTGGCGGCCCGCTTCGTCGGCGACTATGTCTGGGTGGTGGCGGGCACCACGCTCGGCATGATGCTGGCCAACGCGCCGGTGGTCTGGCTGGGCGACAAGCTCGTCAAGCGCGTGCCCATCAAGCGGGTACACGGCATCTCGGCGGCGATCTTCCTGGTGCTAGGCGCGGTCATGATCGCCGGCTGGTAG
- the otnI gene encoding 2-oxo-tetronate isomerase: protein MPKFAANLSFLYHELPFLDRFEAAAKDGFEAVEYLFPYDWPAEEIVKRLKDNGLQQVLFNAPPGDWDQGDRGIACLPGREEEFRAGIEKALTYAKALGCPRVHVMAGLVPDDGTLRETLQPTYVENLHWAAVQAAKEGVGLLIEPINTRDIPRFFLNRQDQAHDIVAAVGALNLQVQMDLYHCQIVEGDVAMKLRQYLPTGRVGHLQIASVPERNEPDGGELNYGYLFALIDELSANGAWDGWIGCEYRPRGTAHEGLGWAHDFLSTR from the coding sequence ATGCCGAAGTTTGCCGCCAACCTGAGTTTTCTCTATCACGAATTGCCCTTTCTAGATCGCTTCGAAGCGGCCGCCAAAGACGGGTTCGAGGCGGTCGAGTACCTGTTTCCCTACGATTGGCCGGCCGAAGAAATCGTCAAGCGGTTGAAGGACAACGGCCTGCAGCAAGTGCTCTTCAACGCGCCGCCCGGCGACTGGGACCAGGGCGATCGCGGCATCGCCTGCCTGCCCGGTCGCGAAGAGGAATTCCGCGCTGGCATCGAGAAGGCGCTCACCTATGCGAAAGCGCTCGGCTGCCCGCGCGTGCACGTGATGGCGGGCCTGGTGCCCGACGACGGCACGCTGCGCGAGACGCTGCAGCCGACCTATGTCGAGAACCTCCACTGGGCCGCCGTGCAAGCCGCGAAAGAAGGCGTCGGCCTGCTGATCGAGCCGATCAACACGCGCGACATCCCGCGCTTCTTTCTCAACCGGCAAGACCAGGCGCACGACATCGTGGCGGCCGTCGGCGCGCTCAACCTGCAGGTGCAGATGGACCTCTACCACTGCCAAATCGTCGAAGGCGATGTGGCGATGAAGCTGCGCCAGTACCTGCCGACCGGCCGCGTCGGTCACCTGCAGATCGCCAGTGTGCCCGAGCGCAACGAGCCCGATGGCGGTGAGCTGAACTACGGCTATCTCTTCGCGTTGATCGACGAACTGTCGGCCAACGGCGCCTGGGACGGCTGGATCGGCTGCGAGTACCGCCCGCGCGGCACCGCACACGAGGGTCTCGGCTGGGCGCACGACTTCCTGTCGACGCGCTAG
- a CDS encoding DUF72 domain-containing protein — protein sequence MSKASASNIRVGVGGWTFAPWRDNFYPKGLSHAKELGYASRQLSAIEVNGTYYSTMKPESFRKWHDETPDDFVFSLKASRYATNRKVLAEAGDSIARFVGSGLAELGDKLGPIVWQFMPTKPFDAEDFEAFLALLPKKEGSRTLRHVMDVRHESFIVPAYQKLAKKYKVSTVFTDSDKFPSFDEPEGEVAYARLMMADATVQTGYAPKALDAWAERGLAWSTAPKKRDVFMCFINGAKEKAPAAAGALLERLGWKPEAA from the coding sequence GTGAGCAAAGCATCGGCGAGCAACATTCGCGTGGGCGTGGGCGGCTGGACCTTCGCGCCCTGGCGCGACAATTTCTATCCGAAGGGCTTGTCGCACGCGAAGGAGCTGGGCTACGCGAGCCGGCAGCTGAGCGCCATCGAGGTCAATGGCACCTACTACAGCACGATGAAGCCAGAGAGCTTCAGGAAGTGGCATGACGAGACGCCCGACGACTTCGTCTTCTCGCTCAAGGCCTCGCGCTATGCGACCAACCGCAAGGTGCTGGCGGAGGCCGGCGATTCCATCGCACGTTTCGTCGGCAGCGGCCTGGCCGAACTCGGCGACAAGCTCGGGCCCATCGTCTGGCAGTTCATGCCGACCAAGCCGTTCGATGCCGAAGACTTCGAGGCCTTCCTCGCGCTGTTGCCGAAGAAGGAAGGCAGCCGCACCTTGCGCCACGTAATGGATGTGCGGCACGAAAGCTTCATCGTGCCGGCCTATCAAAAGCTCGCGAAGAAGTACAAGGTGTCGACGGTGTTCACCGATTCCGACAAGTTTCCCTCGTTCGACGAGCCCGAAGGCGAGGTCGCCTATGCGCGCCTCATGATGGCCGACGCGACAGTCCAGACGGGCTACGCGCCCAAGGCGCTCGACGCGTGGGCCGAACGCGGGCTGGCGTGGTCCACGGCGCCGAAGAAGCGCGACGTGTTCATGTGCTTCATCAACGGCGCCAAAGAAAAAGCACCGGCCGCGGCCGGTGCTTTGCTGGAACGGTTGGGCTGGAAGCCCGAAGCGGCTTAA
- the metX gene encoding homoserine O-succinyltransferase MetX, with translation MSFEVVSQSMSFAGPLALRSGASIRDYALAYETYGTLNAARSNAVLVCHALNASHHVAGVYAGQPKSEGWWDNMIGPGKPLDTDRFFVIGVNNLGSCFGSTGPMHTHPDTGRIYGADFPVVTVEDWVDAQAVLLDALGIERLAAVMGGSLGGMQALSWTLQYPERVGHAVVIASAPNLTAENIAFNEVARRAIVTDPDFHGGHFYEHGVIPKRGLRIARMIGHITYLSDDVMNEKFGRMLRSAVEGEAERSGYRYSTQEVEFQIESYLRYQGDKFSEYFDANTYLLITRALDYFDPARAHGGNLSAALAKATAKFLLVSFKTDWRFSPARSREIVKALLDNRRHVSYAEIDAPHGHDAFLLDDVRYTGVVASYFERVAKELSQ, from the coding sequence ATGTCTTTTGAAGTCGTTTCCCAATCGATGTCCTTCGCGGGGCCGCTGGCCTTGCGCAGCGGCGCGTCGATCCGCGACTACGCGCTTGCCTACGAAACCTACGGCACGCTCAACGCCGCCAGGAGCAACGCGGTGCTTGTGTGCCACGCGCTCAACGCGTCGCACCACGTGGCGGGCGTGTACGCGGGCCAACCGAAATCCGAGGGCTGGTGGGACAACATGATCGGGCCGGGCAAGCCGCTCGACACCGACCGCTTCTTCGTCATCGGGGTCAACAATCTCGGCTCCTGTTTCGGCTCGACCGGCCCGATGCACACCCACCCCGACACCGGCCGCATCTACGGCGCCGATTTTCCGGTCGTGACGGTAGAAGACTGGGTCGATGCGCAAGCGGTGCTGCTCGACGCGTTGGGCATCGAGCGCCTTGCGGCCGTGATGGGCGGGAGCCTCGGCGGCATGCAGGCGCTGAGCTGGACGCTGCAGTACCCGGAGCGCGTCGGCCATGCGGTGGTCATCGCAAGCGCGCCGAACCTCACGGCCGAAAACATCGCGTTCAACGAGGTCGCGCGCCGCGCCATCGTGACCGATCCCGACTTCCACGGCGGCCACTTCTACGAACACGGCGTCATCCCCAAGCGGGGTTTGCGCATCGCGCGGATGATCGGCCACATCACCTACCTGAGCGACGATGTGATGAATGAGAAGTTCGGCCGCATGCTCCGGAGTGCAGTGGAAGGCGAGGCCGAACGGAGCGGCTACCGCTACTCCACGCAGGAGGTCGAGTTCCAGATCGAGAGCTACCTGCGCTACCAGGGCGACAAGTTCAGCGAATACTTCGATGCCAACACCTACTTGCTGATCACGCGAGCACTCGACTACTTCGATCCGGCGCGTGCGCACGGCGGCAACCTCAGCGCTGCCCTGGCGAAAGCCACGGCCAAATTCCTGCTCGTGAGCTTCAAGACCGACTGGCGCTTCTCGCCCGCGCGCAGCCGCGAGATCGTGAAGGCGCTGCTCGACAACCGTCGCCACGTGAGCTACGCCGAGATCGACGCGCCGCACGGCCACGATGCCTTCCTGCTCGATGACGTGCGCTACACCGGCGTGGTCGCCTCGTACTTCGAGCGCGTCGCCAAGGAGCTTTCGCAGTGA
- a CDS encoding IMPACT family protein, which translates to MNFTLGAAVHSERVIKKSRFIGCVQPVADRAAALLVVDALRAEHPGAAHVCWALMAGGQSAANDDGEPGGTAGRPMLEVLRHQHLDGVLATVVRYFGGVKLGAGGLVRAYTDAIAQALLGATTIAQVRQRALACSVPYALEGAVRRELAAVGAALGDVRHETDVHVAFTVPEPAAAGLIESIGNAAQGRVVWQQA; encoded by the coding sequence ATGAATTTCACGCTGGGCGCTGCCGTGCACAGCGAGCGTGTCATCAAGAAGAGTCGCTTCATCGGATGCGTGCAACCGGTCGCTGACCGTGCGGCGGCGTTGCTGGTCGTCGACGCCTTGCGCGCCGAACACCCCGGTGCCGCGCACGTGTGCTGGGCGCTCATGGCCGGCGGCCAGTCGGCGGCGAACGACGATGGCGAACCCGGTGGCACCGCCGGTCGCCCCATGCTCGAAGTGCTCCGGCACCAGCACCTCGACGGCGTGCTCGCGACCGTGGTGCGCTACTTCGGCGGCGTGAAGCTGGGCGCGGGCGGCCTGGTGCGCGCCTACACCGACGCGATCGCGCAAGCGTTGCTCGGGGCCACGACGATCGCGCAGGTGCGCCAGCGCGCCCTGGCGTGCAGCGTGCCGTATGCGCTCGAAGGCGCGGTGCGACGCGAGCTTGCGGCGGTCGGTGCCGCGCTGGGCGATGTGCGCCACGAGACCGATGTGCACGTCGCGTTCACCGTGCCCGAGCCGGCCGCCGCCGGGCTCATCGAGTCGATCGGGAACGCTGCGCAAGGGCGCGTCGTCTGGCAGCAGGCGTGA
- the metW gene encoding methionine biosynthesis protein MetW, whose product MSDVDTQKLIAALVPEGARVLDLGCGDGALLDRLQRERGCTGYGVEIADGNVLQCIRRGVDVIQLNLDEGLAMFDDATFDVVLQIDTLQHLRNAEVMLRETARVGRIGIVAFPNFAHWPNRLSIARGRMPVTRRLPYQWYDTPNIRVGTFKDFEVLAGKNKLRVLDAFGVQDDREVRWLPNARASTAVFKFERA is encoded by the coding sequence GTGAGCGATGTCGACACCCAGAAACTCATCGCCGCACTGGTGCCCGAAGGGGCACGCGTGCTCGACCTCGGCTGCGGCGACGGCGCCCTGCTCGACCGCCTCCAGCGCGAGCGCGGCTGCACCGGATACGGCGTGGAGATCGCCGACGGCAACGTGCTCCAGTGCATCCGCCGCGGCGTCGACGTGATCCAGCTCAACCTCGACGAAGGCCTCGCGATGTTCGACGACGCCACCTTCGACGTGGTGCTGCAGATCGACACGCTGCAGCACCTGCGCAATGCCGAAGTCATGCTGCGCGAGACCGCGCGCGTCGGGCGCATCGGCATCGTGGCGTTCCCGAACTTCGCGCACTGGCCCAACCGCCTGAGCATCGCGCGCGGCCGGATGCCCGTCACGAGGCGCCTGCCGTACCAGTGGTACGACACGCCCAACATCCGCGTGGGCACCTTCAAGGATTTCGAGGTGCTGGCCGGCAAGAACAAGCTGCGTGTGCTCGACGCCTTCGGCGTGCAGGACGACCGTGAGGTACGCTGGTTGCCCAACGCGCGCGCCAGCACGGCGGTCTTCAAATTCGAACGCGCCTGA
- a CDS encoding bactofilin family protein: MATQSPFFGKRTSDSDSLTSRPAPLAGSPTNLSGSPVNPSSLTTSAAPIAVAPVKEGGSKLTVGPNIKLKGVEITDCDTLIVEGLVEATMDSRLMQIAEQGAFKGSAEIDIAEIRGVFDGNLTVREKLVIHGTGKVTGKIRYSKIVIEEGGQLSGEVSFGTSNKSDSKPALQAAA, from the coding sequence TTGGCCACACAGTCCCCTTTCTTCGGCAAGCGCACCAGCGACTCCGACTCCCTCACGTCCCGCCCCGCCCCGCTGGCCGGCTCGCCCACCAATCTGTCGGGTAGTCCCGTGAATCCCTCGTCTCTGACCACCTCGGCCGCGCCCATTGCGGTCGCGCCCGTCAAGGAAGGCGGCAGCAAGCTCACGGTCGGCCCGAACATCAAGCTCAAGGGCGTTGAGATCACCGATTGCGATACGCTGATCGTCGAGGGCCTGGTCGAAGCGACGATGGACTCGCGCTTGATGCAGATCGCCGAGCAGGGCGCGTTCAAGGGGTCTGCCGAAATCGACATCGCTGAAATTCGCGGTGTGTTCGACGGCAACCTCACGGTGCGCGAGAAGCTCGTGATCCACGGCACCGGCAAGGTCACCGGCAAGATTCGCTACAGCAAGATCGTGATCGAAGAAGGCGGCCAGCTCTCGGGCGAAGTCAGCTTCGGCACCAGCAACAAGAGCGACAGCAAGCCGGCGCTGCAAGCCGCCGCTTAA